A portion of the Girardinichthys multiradiatus isolate DD_20200921_A chromosome 23, DD_fGirMul_XY1, whole genome shotgun sequence genome contains these proteins:
- the LOC124860196 gene encoding BTB/POZ domain-containing protein KCTD12-like: MALPDSGISGEEVIPFPEIIELNVGGQVYITRYSTLTSVPDSLLWEMFSRKSAKGLARDTKGRFFVDRDGFLFRYILDYMRDQQLVLPDHFPERGRLQREAEFFNLPELVKLLAPKISKQNSLGDEGCPSDPEDSSPGIDSARSLGSLGAAAAACASLVPGAMDGKRSGFITIGYRGSYTLGRDSHTDAKFRRVARIMVCGKTSLAKEVFGETLNESRDPDRPPERYTSRYYLKFTFLEQAFDKLADAGFHMVACNSTGTCAFAHEQTDDKIWTSYTEYVFYRE; encoded by the coding sequence ATGGCTTTGCCGGACAGTGGTATATCTGGGGAGGAGGTTATCCCTTTCCCAGAAATAATAGAGCTGAATGTTGGTGGACAGGTCTACATCACTCGCTACTCCACCCTCACAAGCGTGCCAGACTCTCTGCTGTGGGAGATGTTCAGCCGGAAGTCAGCCAAAGGGCTGGCCAGGGACACCAAGGGTCGTTTCTTTGTGGACCGCGATGGCTTCCTGTTCCGGTACATCCTGGACTACATGCGGGACCAGCAACTGGTTCTCCCGGACCACTTCCCAGAGCGCGGGCGTCTGCAGAGGGAGGCTGAGTTTTTCAACCTGCCGGAGCTCGTAAAGCTGCTGGCACCTAAAATCAGCAAGCAGAACTCGCTGGGGGACGAGGGGTGTCCAAGCGACCCGGAGGACTCCTCACCCGGGATCGACTCAGCGCGCAGCCTGGGCTCGCTGGGGGCCGCAGCGGCCGCCTGCGCCAGCCTAGTCCCCGGTGCCATGGACGGAAAGCGCTCTGGGTTCATCACCATCGGCTACCGGGGCTCGTACACTCTTGGCCGTGACAGCCACACAGACGCGAAGTTCCGCCGGGTGGCCCGGATCATGGTGTGCGGGAAGACCTCCCTGGCCAAGGAGGTGTTCGGGGAGACCCTAAACGAGAGCCGTGACCCGGACCGCCCCCCTGAACGCTACACCTCGCGCTACTATTTAAAGTTCACCTTTCTGGAGCAGGCCTTTGATAAGCTGGCAGACGCAGGCTTTCACATGGTAGCCTGCAACTCCACAGGAACCTGCGCCTTTGCCCATGAGCAGACAGACGACAAGATCTGGACCAGCTACACTGAATATGTTTTCTACCGTGAGTGA